In Desulfovibrio sp. Fe33, the genomic window GGACACGGTCCGGGATAATCCATATTCGGCATAATGGTCTCCATATGGTTGAGGGTTTACGCTGCTCAAAACATATCATAACAAAATTATTTGTTATGTTATAATTTGAATAAAAAAGAGTCCAAAAATCTGGCAACACATATTGTTATTGCGGAAACGCACATGAACCGAACCTGCCCGTGATATGCCTCCGCACATGGGTTCTGAAGACCGGAACCAGGCTCCCAGGGAGACCTTTTCCGGCATGTTTCGAGCCGTGAAATGAAGGACCAGGTTGCCGTTCTTGAATTCCTGAATTTCCTGATCGTCGCTCCGTTTTCGTCCACGAATGGAAACTGCCGTCTGCTTGTCTAATTGAATCTTCCCCCGAATTTTTTCGCGAACCATAAAGCCGAACGGGTCGGCCTTTTTCCCGGGGCCATGGGAATGTTGAAGGCAGGGGTTGCTTTTGCGCGTGCCCATGCGCAAACCCCCGGCCCGCAGTCCATCGCCCGAAGGGGTATATCCGTTCGATATGGATTCGTGTTGCAAACAGTATTTTCATTTGCGGGGCGATTCTGGTCTATATCCGTAAATCTGGACCTGTGCATGTGAACAATATGTAGAATGGGGGTATTGATGGCCGAATCACAAGGAATGAATGAAAACATTGCCGCAAAGTCCGTTGCGGGCGGTGGCGAGACAATGCAACTGTTTGCGCAGGGGGCCGGAGCCTTTGCAATAATACTGGGTGTTGCTTTCCTGATTTTGTACGCTCTCGGACACGAGCTTCTCTCCACATGGGGGGCTTTCCTCTTCATGTGCGCCGTGCCTGTGCAGTTGGTCGTCTCGGTGCTGTGGGGCTGCGGCTACCCGGCCTCCATTGCGGCCCTGCCGCAACCGGCCAAAGGTGCGGCCCTGACCCTGATGACGGCTGGAGGGGCCATGCTCGCGGCATTGGCCGTCTTCACCCTGGTGGGGCGGAGCGTTGCCCCGCCCACGCCGATGCTGCTGCATTACTCGATCCTGAGCATTGTCGTGACCTTCTGGATGATCCTGCTCATGCGGGGCTGGCCGCTGAACCTGTTCCTCAGACACCCTCTGTGGCTGGGAGTCGGGACCCTGGCGACATGCTACGCCATCGCATACGCATTGTTCCGGCTCCTGTTCGACTATTCCTTTCTGATCGGCACGCACGTCTATGTGCAATCGCTGGACCCGCAAGGGCTGCTGGACGCCTGGTCCGCCATCTCGTTTTTCGTGACATTGGGCGGGGCGATTCTGATTCTGACCCTTTCGGACATGACCCTTGTGACCGGTTTGGTCGGCAGGGGGCAGCCCCATGTGGTGAAGCTCGTCGCGACCCTCATGGCCCTGCTCATGTCGCTGGTTTGCTGGGTCGTGTTCGTGAAGGGCCTGGGCATGGACACGGTGGTCTATCTGGTCAAGGTCCCGGTCGGTTTCACCTTCGGGGTCTTTCTGGTCGACAACCTCATGCAGCACCGGCTGTTCGTCGGGGTGGCCCAGCCTTTGCGGGGGATTCTGCTGACCCTGCTGGCCTCGGTCTACGCATATCTTATGTATTACGTATTCGCGGCCGCCGGTCCGTATCTGACCGGGATGGCCCTGTCGTCAGGCGCACCCGCCTACACTCTCGAATTGTGGCTGTCCAGTGCCCTGTTGTCCGTCACGTTCCCGGTGATCGTGACCATGACGGCGTATTTCGGATTCTGGCCGGTCCGGCGCTAGTTCCTGGGAGTCTTCCCCGACCTTCTGTTGCCCATGTCCGGCCATCGCCGGATGTGGGCATTTTCGTGTCCACGGGGTTTAACCGGTACTTTCCGGGGATGCGATTTCCAGTCCGGGGTCGGTCCGGCTGACGAAGGCGCACAATTCCTTCCAGGCGGTCCTGGAGGCGCGGGGCAGGTAGCGGTTATCGACCCGTGCCAGGCAGGGGTGAACCTTCGGGAAGAAGTCCGGCAGGTTGCATAGAACAAAGTTTTTGCGGATGTGTTCCGGTATTTCGCTGCCGGGGACCATGGCCATGGCCTCCAGCCCCTGTTCCAGCATGTCTAGGAGAATGCGCCCGTCCGGGCTGTCCATGATGATGCGCGGTTTGACCTCGTATTCATGGAAGAAGTCCATGGTCTTCATGTAGGTGCCGCCGCCGTCGAAACGCCGGAAGATGACGAGGGGCTTGTCGTGGAGTTCCCGGATGTCCAGCTGCGCGCCGGGAGCCGAAGCCCTCGTGAACGGTGGTTCGGCCATGGACGGGGGGACCACGAGCATGGACGGGGTGGGCTTGAGCGGTGCCAAGTGCAGCCGGGTTTCCGTGTACGGCAGGATGGTCACGCAGAAGTCGATGGCGTGCTCAAGCAGCTTGTGCTTCAGCACAGTGCTGTCGTCGATGAGCAACCGGGTGCGGATGCGGGGGTGGAGCTTGTTCAGATGGAGGATGAATTCGGTGAGCAGGGTGATGGACAGGGTGGTGCAGCCGATGGTGACCAGCCCCTCCACGCCCAGCCGCGATGCCTGGATTTCGTCGGGGATGCCGTTGACCAGGTCCAGGATGTCCAGGGCGCGCTGATACAGGGCCTTGCCCTCGCTGGTGACGGCCCAGTTGGTGCCCGAGCGTTCGATGAGTGTGACGTCCAGTTCCTCTTCCAGCTCCTTGAGGCGCTGGCTGAGCGGCGGTTGGGACATGTGCAGGACGCGGGCCGCGCGGCTGATCTGTCCCTGTTCAACGATCGTCTTGAAGTACAGCAGCTTGGTGAAGTTCATCGTCGTTCTTCCGGTGGTGTAGGTTCTGGCGCGCAATCGAATCCGAACGAAAAGAAACCGTACTATATCATTTTGATATAACCTATACGACAAATGGTATTTTACCCAAGGGATATTTTCTTCGTAGTTTCGGAAGCGGTGGAATGAACCCGGCCGCCGCAGGGCGGGAGAACCGGGCTGTTCCCGGAATGAAGAATGAAACACCCGGAGAGGGAGTATATGAAGACCGTACCTGTTCAAGACGCCGTGGGCATGGTCCTGTGCCATGACATGACCCGCATCGTGCCCGGTGAAACCAAAGGCCCGGCCTTTCGCAAGGGGCATGTGATCACCGAAGCGGATATCCCCGGTATGCTGGAGATCGGCAAGGAGCATGTCTACGTCCTCGATTTGAAGGAAGGGCAGGTCCACGAGGACGAGGCCGCCCGGCGCATCGCCGAAGCCGCCGCCGGGCCGGGCATCACCCTGTCCGGAGTCAGCGAGGGGCGCGTCAACTTCGAGGCGGCGCCGGGGCTGCTCAGCGTCAACGTGGAGGCGTTGAATCGGATCAACTCCATTGAGGAGGTCGTCCTGGCCACCATGCACGACGGTCAGCAGGTGACCGAACCGCGCGCCGTGGCCGGGACCCGCGTGGTGCCGCTGGTGGTTCGGGAAGAAAAGATACTCCGGGTGGAGGCCATTTGCGCCGAGTACGGCCACGTGGTGTCGGTCCGTCCGTTCCGGTCCCTCAAGGTCGGAGTGGTGACCACCGGAAACGAGGTCTTCAGCGGCAGGATCAAGGACCGTTTCGGCCCCGTCATCCGCAAGAAGTTTACCCGGCTCGGCTCTTCGGTCATGGGGCAGCGGCTGACCTCGGACGACCCGGCCATGACCCGCGACGCGATCCTGGCCTATGCCGCCGAAGGGGCGGAGATGATCGTGGTCACCGGCGGCATGTCCGTGGACCCCGACGACCAGACTCCGACGGCCATCCGGGCGACCGGGGCGGAGATAGTCACCTACGGCTCCCCCACCTTTCCGGGCGTGATGTTTCTTCTCGCCTACCTGGACGGCGTTCCCATTCTCGGGTTGCCGGGCTGCGTCATGTACTACCGCGCCTCGATCTTCGATCTGGTGGTCCCCCGTCTGCTGGCCGGGGAGACCGTCGCCAGGGAGGATATAGTGGCCTTGGGACACGGCGGCTTCTGCGCGGCCTGCGATGTCTGCCGCTACCCCGTCTGCCCCTTCGGCAAATAGGCCGGGAGGGCAGGGCAACGTATATCGGTTCGATATATGCGGGGCCGCCAAATGATATTTCCGGAAAGTCCCTTTTGTTGCCTACAGTATTCTAATGGTTCCGAGATCATGACCGGTCAAGCCCCGGCGGAAAGTGGTGTTGCGGACACTCTGCCGGTTGCATTCAAACATTATGGAGGAATTGGCTGATGTTGAAAAAAATGGTGCTTAACATCAACAACGTTGATCGCATGATCACCTTCGACCCGGAGGACACCCTGGCCAATACCCTGCGCAAGCTGGGGTTGACGGGTACCAAGGTCGGTTGCGAGGCCGGACAGTGCGGCATCTGTTCCGTGATTCTGAACGGCAAGGTGATCCGCTCCTGCGTCAAGAAGATGGACAAGGTGCCGGAGAACAGTCTCGTCACGACCATCGAGGGCGTGGGGACGCCCGGCCATCTGCATCCGCTGCAACTTTCCTGGATGGTGCATGGCGGCGCGCAGTGCGGCATCTGCACCCCCGGATTCATCGTTTCCGCCAAGGGATTGCTGGACACCAATCCCGATCCCACCCGGGAGGAGGTACGCGACTGGTTCCAGAAGCACCGCAACGCCTGCCGTTGCACGGGGTACAAGCCCCAGGTGGATTCGGTTATGGACGCGGCCAGGGTGTTGCGCGGTGAAATTTCCATGGACGATCTCGCCTTCAAGCTTCCCGAAGGCCAGACCCTCTACAACACGAAAAGCCCCAAGCCCACGGCTCTGGCCAAGGTTACCGGCCTGTGCGACTACGGCGCGGACATCAACATGAAGCTGCCCGACGGCGTGCTGCACCTGGGGCTGGCCCACGCCCGGATATCCCACGCCAACCTGCTCTCCGTGGACACCTCCGAGGCCGAGAAGATGCCGGGCGTGTACCGCGTGCTCACGGCCAGGGATATCGAAGGGACCAATCGGGTCAACGGGCTGACCTTTTCCCCGACCAACAAGAGCGACGGGCTGGAGCGCGCTCTGCTGGCCGACACCAAGATATGCCAGTACGGCGACGTGTTGGCTATCGTCGCGGCGGACACCGAGGCTCACGCCCGCGCCGCCGCCGACGCGGTCAAGGCGGAGTACGAACCGCTGTACGCCTACATGAACGGGCTGGAAGCCGTGGCCGAGGACGCCGTGGAAATCCATCCCGGCACCCCGAACCTGTATTGCGAGATGCCCTGCATCAAGGGCGGGGAGACCGGCGGGATCATGGAAAAGGCGGCCCATGTGGTCGAGGGCGGCTTCTACGTGCAGCGCCAGCCCCACCTCGTGCTCGAACCCGACGTCGGGCTGGCCTATCCCGACGCGGACGGCGGCTTCGTGGTCCAGTGCAAGCATCAGTTCCTTCAGGCCGTGCCGCTGATGGTCGCCGACGCCGTGGGCATCGAGCCGGACCGGATCAGGATGATTCTCAACCCGGCGGGCGGCAGCTTCGGCTCCAAGATGAGTCCCATCACCGAGGCCCTGCTTCTGGCCGCGGTCAAGGCCACCGGCAAGCCCGTGTGCCTGCACATGGACTACGCCCAGCAGTCCTTTTTCAGCGGCAAGCGTTCCACCGGCTTCTTCAACTGCCGGTTGGCCGCCGACGAGAAGGGATATCTCCAGGCCATGGAATACGACTTCCTGTTCGACCACGGAGCGTATCACGACGGCACCTCGGACCCGCTCATAGAAAAGGGCTTCCGCTGGTGCGGCGCGGGGCTGTATATTCCGAATATTCGCGGAGTGGGCCGCATCTGCGCGTCCAACCACGCCTGGGGTACGGCCTTCCGCGCCTTCGGTTCGCCCCAATCGTACATGGCCAGCGAATCTCTGGCCGACATGTTGGCCGAGAAGATCGGCATGGACCCCCTTGAGTTCCGTTACATAAACACCTACCGGCCCGGGACGACCATGACTTCCGGCTGCGAGATGGACGTGCACCCCTTCCCCACGCTCATCGACATGATGCGGCCCAAGTACAAGGCCGCGCTGGAACGGGCCAGGAAGGAGGACACCCCGGAGAAGCGTCGCGGCGTGGGCATTTCGCTCGGCATGTACGACTGCTCCTTCGCGGCCCACGATACGGCGGAGATCGACGTGGAGCTGAACTCCGACGGGTCCATCACCCACTATAGCGGCTGGCACGACATGGGACAGGGAGCCGACGCGGGCGCCATGGCCCTGGCGCACAAGGCGTTCGAGCCGCTGGGTCTCAAGCCGGAAAATATCCGCCTCGTCATGAACGACACGGCGATCACCCCCTTCACCGGGGCGGCGGCGGGCAGCCGGTCGCACTATATGGCGGGCAAGGCGACCATCGACGGCGCGAACAAACTCATGGACGCCATGCGCAAGCCCGACGGCACCTACCGTACCTACCAGGAGATGGTGGACGAGAACATCCCGGTGAAATACCGGGGCAATGCCTCCACAGTGGGCTATTCCGAAGCGTGCGACTACAACACCATGCAGGGCGACCCCAACCCGACCCATACCTACGGGGTGTTCATGTCCGAGGTCGAGGTGGACGCAGCCACGGGCAAGACCAAGGTGCTCAAGATGACCCTGACCGCCGACTTCGGCGTCATCGGCAACAAGCTGGCCGTGGACGGACAGGTTTACGGCGGCCTCGCCCAGGGTGTGGGGCTGGCCCTGTCCGAAGACTTCGTCGATCCGTCCCGGGACGTGACCCTCAAGGCCCAGGGCTTCCCCTACATCAAGGACGTCCCGGACGACATCGAGGTGGAGTATCTGGAAACGCCGCGTCCTTCGGGGCCTTTCGGTTCCGCCGGTTGCGCCGAACTCTCCCTGACTTCGCCGCATGTCTCCATCGTCAACGCCATCTACAACGCCACGGGCGTGCGCATTTTCGAGCTGCCCGCCACTCCGGACAAGGTGCTCGACGGCATCAAGGCGCTGGAGAGGGGCGAGAAACTGCCCGTGCATGAATGGTACTACCTCGGCAGCGAGATGAACGAGAAGCTGGAGGAATTGCGCAGCAACCCCGTCGTGGGTCCGGCGCATTAATCTTCCTCCATATTGAAAACCCATTGCAGGGGGCCGGTCCCCGGACCGGCCCCTTTTTTCTTGCGCGGCTTTCCGGATAGCCTTGACCCGGTTCCGGAAGAGCGGGAATGATGCGGGAGATTCACATGTTGAATCCCAACCCGCACTAAATCCGTCACACCCTCTTGTGGTTCCAGCCAAAGCCTTTGACGTTGCGCAAATACAAAAAGCATAATCCAACTCCCTAATTGCGCTGGTTATGCGTCAAACGTATCAGCCAATCGGCAACAAGTCCGTTTTCAGCCGGGAGCTTCGGCTCGTGGCGATAGCATGTCCGACTGATGTCGAATGTCGCGCAACCCATTTGGATATTGACTGTTTTCTCCTGTACGGCTCTTTTGGCGATCGCGGACGGGACGGCCTTATCAATTTTCGGCAAGAGCCTCAGCGGCGATTCCGGCCTTCATTTTTTCTTCGGCATACATCCGTTTGAGCAGCCTATTACGATCAAGCCCTTTCATGCGAGCCGTCAGCGAGGCGTGCCACCGTATTGGGGTCGCCACTTGTAAGACGTAGCGCTACTCATGCCGAGCTCTCGGCAAAGTCGGGCGACGGCAATTCCGAACTCGCCTGCTTCAAACGATTGAGGATCTGCGCGTCGCGGTGCCTTGACTCTCACCTGTAGAATCCCCCTGATCTGGCTAGTGGGAAATCCTACTTTTCAGAACAAGTTGTTTCGGGGGGATCACCGGCACGCTGCCTGAAATAAGAAATGCCGATCATTGCTGATCGGCATTTTTGTTAGCGATTGGCGGAAGCGTACAGGAGTCGAACCTGCCCGTGACATCACTGCCACACATTGGTTTTGAAGACCAAGCGACACACCGGTGCCGAAACGCTTCCTCTCTGGAAACAGACCCCTATCAAGTTTGTCCAGGCGGGACAAGGGGGTTGTGTTTGAGCGTGGTTTTGCACCGGGCTAGGGAAAGCTCGGGGGCGGCGGGGGCGGCAGGCGGAAAAAGCTGAACGGTTTCCGACGGTTTTGCCGGATGAGCGTATCGAGTTC contains:
- a CDS encoding LysR family transcriptional regulator → MNFTKLLYFKTIVEQGQISRAARVLHMSQPPLSQRLKELEEELDVTLIERSGTNWAVTSEGKALYQRALDILDLVNGIPDEIQASRLGVEGLVTIGCTTLSITLLTEFILHLNKLHPRIRTRLLIDDSTVLKHKLLEHAIDFCVTILPYTETRLHLAPLKPTPSMLVVPPSMAEPPFTRASAPGAQLDIRELHDKPLVIFRRFDGGGTYMKTMDFFHEYEVKPRIIMDSPDGRILLDMLEQGLEAMAMVPGSEIPEHIRKNFVLCNLPDFFPKVHPCLARVDNRYLPRASRTAWKELCAFVSRTDPGLEIASPESTG
- a CDS encoding molybdopterin-dependent aldehyde oxidoreductase, with amino-acid sequence MLKKMVLNINNVDRMITFDPEDTLANTLRKLGLTGTKVGCEAGQCGICSVILNGKVIRSCVKKMDKVPENSLVTTIEGVGTPGHLHPLQLSWMVHGGAQCGICTPGFIVSAKGLLDTNPDPTREEVRDWFQKHRNACRCTGYKPQVDSVMDAARVLRGEISMDDLAFKLPEGQTLYNTKSPKPTALAKVTGLCDYGADINMKLPDGVLHLGLAHARISHANLLSVDTSEAEKMPGVYRVLTARDIEGTNRVNGLTFSPTNKSDGLERALLADTKICQYGDVLAIVAADTEAHARAAADAVKAEYEPLYAYMNGLEAVAEDAVEIHPGTPNLYCEMPCIKGGETGGIMEKAAHVVEGGFYVQRQPHLVLEPDVGLAYPDADGGFVVQCKHQFLQAVPLMVADAVGIEPDRIRMILNPAGGSFGSKMSPITEALLLAAVKATGKPVCLHMDYAQQSFFSGKRSTGFFNCRLAADEKGYLQAMEYDFLFDHGAYHDGTSDPLIEKGFRWCGAGLYIPNIRGVGRICASNHAWGTAFRAFGSPQSYMASESLADMLAEKIGMDPLEFRYINTYRPGTTMTSGCEMDVHPFPTLIDMMRPKYKAALERARKEDTPEKRRGVGISLGMYDCSFAAHDTAEIDVELNSDGSITHYSGWHDMGQGADAGAMALAHKAFEPLGLKPENIRLVMNDTAITPFTGAAAGSRSHYMAGKATIDGANKLMDAMRKPDGTYRTYQEMVDENIPVKYRGNASTVGYSEACDYNTMQGDPNPTHTYGVFMSEVEVDAATGKTKVLKMTLTADFGVIGNKLAVDGQVYGGLAQGVGLALSEDFVDPSRDVTLKAQGFPYIKDVPDDIEVEYLETPRPSGPFGSAGCAELSLTSPHVSIVNAIYNATGVRIFELPATPDKVLDGIKALERGEKLPVHEWYYLGSEMNEKLEELRSNPVVGPAH
- a CDS encoding molybdopterin-binding protein; this encodes MKTVPVQDAVGMVLCHDMTRIVPGETKGPAFRKGHVITEADIPGMLEIGKEHVYVLDLKEGQVHEDEAARRIAEAAAGPGITLSGVSEGRVNFEAAPGLLSVNVEALNRINSIEEVVLATMHDGQQVTEPRAVAGTRVVPLVVREEKILRVEAICAEYGHVVSVRPFRSLKVGVVTTGNEVFSGRIKDRFGPVIRKKFTRLGSSVMGQRLTSDDPAMTRDAILAYAAEGAEMIVVTGGMSVDPDDQTPTAIRATGAEIVTYGSPTFPGVMFLLAYLDGVPILGLPGCVMYYRASIFDLVVPRLLAGETVAREDIVALGHGGFCAACDVCRYPVCPFGK